A genomic window from Triticum urartu cultivar G1812 chromosome 7, Tu2.1, whole genome shotgun sequence includes:
- the LOC125524723 gene encoding uncharacterized protein LOC125524723: protein MASSSSALRMPAAVCAVLVLLLLSAVSRCEADLLQVTVAGGRRMLAGGSNAAAAFSRPTETTAGSSSWRAADGRATAAMPYSESKRSSPGGPDPQHH from the coding sequence ATGGCGTCCAGCTCGAGCGCGTTGAGGATGCCCGCGGCGGTGTGCGCCGTGCTCGTCCTGCTGCTGCTGTCCGCCGTCTCGCGCTGCGAGGCCGACCTCCTGCAGGTAACGGTGGCCGGCGGCCGGAGAATGCTGGCCGGTGGGAGCAatgccgccgccgccttctcGCGGCCGACGGAGACGACTGCCGGGAGTAGCTCGTGGCGGGCAGCAGATGGGAGGGCGACGGCGGCGATGCCGTACTCTGAGTCGAAGAGGTCCAGCCCCGGCGGCCCGGACCCTCAGCACCACTAA
- the LOC125520230 gene encoding protein SEEDLING PLASTID DEVELOPMENT 1 has translation MPPPPPQPAHLRLRVSITPPHPLPLPYSRRFSSATSGLATARHLSLRRGSRRRAPVCAARSEAAGAEGFDEELGRLLELLPGELRQRVEDHPELPALVEVVMDLGRPPLARFPSGDFLLSHRPISFDDLRQATAKVGDFGGDNRAGISRTLHRISAIRNRQGDIVGLTCRVGRAVPGSANLLQDLVKDGGSLLLIGPPGVGKTTVIREIARMLADDYEKRVMIVDTSNEIGGDGDIPHPGIGNARRLQVPNQEMQHKVLIEAVENHMPQAIVIDEIGTKLEAMAASTIAQRGIQLVASAHGVTIENLTMNPSLDMLVGGIQSVTLGDEEASRRRVQKTVLERKGPSTFAYAVEIVSKTELRVHRSLEATVDALLAGRMPNVEIRKLGSTGSVQQEVSVQKDQFRRGPYEIASQFEVASISNARTSLDSTFNLDSANGHIENSNVSEAGFNLYAYGISEEIALQAIKQLELEDMITLTYNISEADAVIALQSKLKKNSQIQAVLKSEDIPVFFAKTNSLVQITRALRVLVDDHVDGLIDVEDKEEVRSSEETDAWEEARLAVEQVVIPKGESVQLLPRPSTIISSQVNLVESFNLKWEVTGKEPNACLRILPQFADREEGTTSEQETSETAPGLTDSDGSFDGMDYTQTGVTRLPFLPE, from the exons atgccgccaccgccgccgcagccgGCCCACCTCCGCCTCCGGGTCTCCATCACCCCGCCCCACCCGCTCCCTCTCCCCTACTCCCGCCGCTTCTCCTCCGCCACGTCTGGCCTAGCCACCGCTCGCCACCTCTCCCTCCGCCGCGGCAGCCGGCGCCGCGCCCCCGTGTGCGCCGCGCGGAGCGAGGCCGCGGGGGCCGAGGGGTTCGACGAGGAGCTCGGAAGGCTCCTGGAGCTGCTCCCTGGGGAGCTGCGGCAGCGGGTGGAGGACCACCCGGAGCTCCCCGCTCTGGTGGAGGTGGTCATGGACCTCGGCCGCCCCCCGCTCGCGCGCTTCCCCTCCGGCGACTTCCTCCTCTCCCACCGCCCCATCTCCTTCGACGACCTCCGCCAGGCCACTGCGAAG GTTGGGGACTTTGGAGGGGACAATCGCGCCGGGATTAGCCGCACGCTGCACCGGATCAGCGCGATCAGGAACAGGCAGGGAGACATTGTAGGACTGACCTGCCGCGTCGGGAGGGCTGTGCCCGGAAGTGCTAATTTGCTTCAGGATTTGGTGAAGGATGGTGGGTCGTTGCTGCTCATCGGCCCACCAGGGGTGGGGAAGACAACTGTCATAAG AGAAATTGCACGAATGCTAGCAGATGACTATGAGAAGCGGGTGATGATTGTTGATACATCCAATGAGATAGGTGGAGATGGTGATATTCCTCACCCAGGAATAGGCAATGCTCGTAGGTTGCAAGTGCCCAACCAAGAAATGCAGCATAAG GTGTTGATAGAAGCTGTGGAGAATCACATGCCTCAGGCAATCGTCATCGATGAAATTGGAACTAAGCTAGAGGCTATGGCTGCTAGCACCATTGCACAGCGGGGGATACAACTTGTTGCTTCCGCTCATGGTGTAACAATAGAGAACCTGACCATGAATCCTTCACTAGATATGCTTGTAGGAGGAATACAG AGCGTCACCCTTGGTGATGAAGAAGCAAGCAGGAGAAGGGTCCAAAAAACGGTCCTAGAGCGTAAGGGCCCATCAACATTCGCATATGCTGTAGAGATCGTGTCGAAAACTGAGTTGCGTGTCCATCGTAGTCTGGAAGCTACAGTAGATGCTCTGCTTGCAG GTAGAATGCCTAATGTTGAAATTCGTAAGTTGGGTTCAACCGGCTCGGTGCAGCAGGAAGTTTCTGTCCAGAAGGATCAATTTCGTCGTGGTCCTTACGAAATTGCATCTCAATTTGAAGTTGCTTCCATAAGTAATGCAAGAACAAGCTTGGACTCTACATTTAATCTTGATTCTGCCAACGGACATATAGAGAACTCTAATGTGTCTGAGGCAGGCTTCAATCTCTATGCTTATGGG ATATCCGAGGAAATTGCCTTGCAAGCAATTAAACAACTGGAGCTGGAGGACATGATTACTTTGACTTATAACATCAGTGAAGCTGATGCAGTGATTGCTTTGCAATCGAAGCTCAAGAAGAATTCTCAGATTCAGGCTGTGTTGAAATCTGAAGATATACCGGTTTTCTTCGCTAAG ACAAACTCCCTGGTGCAAATTACCCGGGCACTTCGTGTCCTTGTCGACGATCACGTGGATGGATTGATCGATGTTGAAGATAAGGAGGAAGTAAGATCATCAGAGGAAACCGATGCTTGGGAG GAAGCAAGATTGGCAGTCGAGCAGGTAGTGATCCCGAAGGGGGAGAGCGTGCAGCTCCTGCCCAGACCATCGACCATCATCTCTTCCCAAGTGAACCTCGTCGAAAGTTTCAACCTGAAGTGGGAAGTCACAGGCAAGGAGCCGAACGCTTGCCTGAGAATCCTTCCGCAGTTCGCTGACAGGGAAGAGGGTACCACCTCGGAGCAAGAGACCTCCGAGACCGCACCCGGGCTCACAGATTCAGATGGCAGCTTCGATGGCATGGACTATACGCAGACTGGTGTCACCAGGCTACCTTTCCTCCCAGAGTAG